Proteins co-encoded in one Cytobacillus sp. NJ13 genomic window:
- a CDS encoding sigma 54-interacting transcriptional regulator, with translation MNHMEFEQLQLKNKIFQRILDEIDVGVHVVNEEGRTTYYNKKMAQIEGMDYEDVLDKNLLDVFSFNQDEDSTLLQALKNGSKIKNAKQTYFNNKGQEITTINNTFPIMEDGEQIGAMEIARDVTKLEKLIRENMNKRGDTRYTFDSIIGSSDEIHEVIEASKRATRTSSSVLIIGETGTGKELFAQSIHNGSSRSSKPFISQNCAALPDSLIEGLLFGTKKGAFTGSIERPGLFEQANGGTLLLDEINSLNPSLQAKLLRVLQEKTVRRVGDTKDRTVDVRIIATINEDPIDAISEDRLRKDLYYRLSVVSLFIPPLRKRRKDIRDLAQFFIEKYNQLFGMNVAEIDEEVMNKFEQYDWPGNVRELEHIIEGAMNLIDQEEAISYVHLPLHFRNKPQFKEEPNETGHLEDLLIQKNKPIKSLEQYIQEAETYYLKKVLKHHGNNITQAAKSLGMSRQNLQYRLRKYGVRKETAD, from the coding sequence ATGAATCACATGGAATTTGAACAGCTCCAGCTAAAAAACAAGATCTTTCAGCGGATATTAGATGAAATTGATGTTGGTGTCCATGTAGTGAATGAGGAAGGAAGAACAACTTACTACAATAAAAAAATGGCTCAAATAGAAGGCATGGATTATGAAGATGTATTGGATAAAAATCTTCTGGATGTGTTTTCTTTCAACCAGGACGAAGACAGCACCTTACTTCAGGCGCTCAAAAATGGCAGCAAAATTAAAAATGCCAAACAAACCTACTTTAACAATAAGGGGCAGGAAATCACCACAATCAATAATACCTTTCCAATTATGGAAGATGGTGAACAGATTGGCGCTATGGAAATCGCACGTGATGTGACCAAGCTTGAAAAGCTGATCAGAGAAAATATGAATAAACGCGGAGACACCCGCTATACTTTCGATAGTATTATTGGGAGCAGCGACGAGATCCATGAAGTGATTGAAGCGAGCAAAAGAGCAACCCGGACAAGTTCTTCTGTCCTGATTATCGGGGAGACCGGCACAGGAAAAGAGCTCTTTGCCCAAAGCATCCATAATGGCAGCAGCCGCTCTTCAAAACCATTCATCTCTCAAAATTGTGCAGCCCTTCCGGACAGTCTGATTGAGGGTCTTCTGTTTGGCACAAAAAAAGGGGCATTTACAGGCTCCATTGAAAGGCCGGGATTGTTTGAACAGGCAAATGGCGGGACTTTGCTGCTGGATGAAATCAATTCACTTAATCCATCCCTGCAGGCAAAGCTATTGAGAGTTTTACAGGAAAAAACAGTCCGCAGGGTCGGTGATACGAAAGACCGGACAGTAGATGTAAGAATTATAGCAACCATTAACGAAGACCCGATTGATGCTATCTCAGAGGATCGTTTGAGAAAAGATTTATATTACAGACTGAGTGTTGTTTCCCTATTCATTCCGCCTCTGCGAAAGAGAAGAAAGGATATCCGGGATCTTGCACAATTTTTCATAGAAAAATACAATCAGCTCTTTGGAATGAATGTAGCGGAAATCGATGAAGAAGTAATGAACAAATTCGAGCAATACGATTGGCCGGGCAATGTACGGGAACTTGAGCATATTATCGAAGGAGCCATGAATCTGATTGATCAGGAAGAAGCCATCAGCTATGTGCATTTGCCTCTTCATTTCCGGAATAAGCCGCAATTCAAGGAGGAGCCGAACGAAACCGGTCATTTGGAGGATTTGCTGATTCAGAAAAACAAGCCTATTAAATCACTTGAACAATATATACAGGAAGCTGAAACCTACTATCTAAAGAAAGTCCTTAAACACCATGGCAATAATATAACCCAGGCCGCAAAATCCCTTGGCATGAGCCGGCAAAACCTGCAATACCGGCTGAGGAAATACGGAGTCAGGAAAGAAACAGCTGATTGA
- the pruA gene encoding L-glutamate gamma-semialdehyde dehydrogenase gives MVQPYKHEPFTNYKTEENREAYLQGLKTVESYLGQDYDLLIGGERISTEDKIVSINPSNKEEVVGRVSKANRELAEKAMQAAVEAFKTWRKVKPETRADVLFKAAAIIRRRKHEFSALLTKEAGKPWNEADADTAEAIDFLEYYARQILTIKDGVPVNSRPNEYNRYDYIPLGVGIIISPWNFPLAIMAGTTVAAIVAGNTVLLKPASTTPVVAAKFVEVMEEAGLPKGVLNFVPGSGAEVGDYLVDHKDTRFISFTGSRDVGLRINERASKLNEGQIWLKRVIAEMGGKDTIVVDKEADLELAATSIVASAFGFSGQKCSACSRAVVVEDVYDQVLNRVVELTNELTQGNPEDQSNYMGPVIDQGAFDKIMSYIEIGKEEGKLMTGGEGDSSKGFFIKPTVFADLAEDARLMQEEIFGPVVGFTKAKDFDHALEIANNTEYGLTGAVITQNREHIQKAREDFHVGNLYFNRGCTGAIVGYQPFGGFNMSGTDSKAGGPDYILLHMQAKTTSEMY, from the coding sequence ATGGTACAGCCGTACAAACATGAACCTTTCACAAATTATAAAACAGAAGAAAATCGCGAAGCATACTTACAGGGATTAAAAACAGTCGAAAGCTATTTGGGGCAGGACTATGACTTATTAATTGGCGGAGAGAGAATCTCCACTGAAGATAAAATCGTATCCATCAATCCTTCAAATAAAGAAGAAGTAGTTGGCCGTGTTTCAAAGGCAAACCGCGAGCTTGCGGAAAAAGCGATGCAGGCTGCTGTTGAAGCATTCAAAACATGGAGAAAAGTGAAGCCGGAAACACGCGCAGATGTATTATTCAAAGCTGCTGCGATTATCCGCCGCCGCAAGCATGAATTTTCTGCCCTTTTAACAAAGGAAGCAGGAAAGCCTTGGAACGAGGCAGATGCTGATACTGCGGAAGCCATTGACTTCCTTGAGTACTATGCACGCCAAATCTTAACAATCAAAGACGGTGTTCCAGTCAACAGCCGTCCGAACGAATATAACCGTTATGACTACATTCCATTGGGAGTGGGGATCATCATCTCCCCTTGGAACTTCCCGCTTGCGATCATGGCCGGCACAACGGTTGCAGCAATCGTGGCAGGAAACACTGTTCTTTTAAAACCAGCTTCTACAACACCGGTTGTGGCTGCGAAATTTGTTGAAGTGATGGAAGAAGCAGGCCTTCCGAAGGGTGTGCTAAACTTCGTGCCCGGCAGCGGTGCAGAAGTGGGCGACTATTTGGTTGATCATAAAGACACTCGCTTCATCTCCTTCACAGGTTCACGCGACGTTGGTCTTCGCATCAATGAGCGCGCTTCTAAATTAAACGAAGGCCAAATCTGGCTGAAGCGTGTTATCGCTGAAATGGGCGGCAAGGACACTATCGTTGTGGACAAAGAAGCAGACCTTGAATTGGCGGCTACTTCAATCGTTGCTTCTGCTTTCGGTTTCTCCGGCCAGAAGTGCTCTGCATGTTCACGTGCGGTTGTAGTAGAAGATGTATACGATCAAGTACTAAACCGTGTTGTCGAGTTAACGAATGAGTTAACACAAGGCAACCCTGAAGACCAGAGCAACTACATGGGCCCAGTGATTGACCAGGGCGCATTTGATAAGATCATGAGCTACATCGAAATCGGCAAAGAAGAAGGCAAGCTAATGACAGGCGGAGAAGGAGACAGCTCGAAAGGCTTCTTCATCAAGCCGACTGTATTCGCTGATCTTGCTGAAGATGCACGCTTAATGCAGGAAGAAATCTTTGGACCTGTCGTTGGCTTCACAAAGGCAAAAGATTTCGACCATGCGCTTGAAATCGCCAACAACACGGAGTACGGCTTAACAGGAGCTGTGATCACGCAGAACCGTGAGCACATCCAAAAAGCACGCGAAGACTTCCATGTAGGGAACCTATACTTCAACCGCGGCTGTACAGGTGCGATCGTTGGATACCAGCCATTCGGCGGATTCAACATGTCCGGAACTGACTCCAAAGCGGGCGGCCCTGACTACATTCTTCTGCACATGCAGGCGAAGACTACATCTGAAATGTATTAA
- a CDS encoding ornithine--oxo-acid transaminase, producing MTEATKSRSLIEQTEKYGANNYHPLPIVISKAEGVWVEDPEGSKYMDMLSAYSAVNQGHRHPKIIQALKDQADRVTLTSRAFHNDQLGPWYEMICELTNKEMALPMNTGAEAVETAIKAARRWAYDVKGAADNQAEIIACIGNFHGRTMTAVSLSSEEEYKRGFGPMLPGIKLIPYGDLDALKEAITENTAAFLIEPIQGEAGIVIPPEGFLKKAYETCKENNVLFIADEIQAGLARSGKMFACEWEDVDPDMYILGKALGGGVFPISCVVANKDVLGVFNPGSHGSTFGGNPMACAVSVASMNVLVEEKLAERSLKLGEYFMNKLKEINNPVIKEVRGRGLFIGVELNEPARKYCEELKEQGLLCKETHDTVIRFAPPLVISEEELDWAIERINKVLS from the coding sequence TTGACTGAAGCGACAAAATCACGTTCACTTATCGAACAAACTGAAAAATACGGTGCAAACAACTATCACCCGCTTCCAATCGTTATTTCAAAAGCGGAAGGTGTTTGGGTGGAAGATCCTGAAGGCAGTAAATACATGGATATGCTAAGTGCCTATTCAGCTGTAAACCAGGGGCACCGCCATCCGAAAATCATTCAGGCGCTGAAGGATCAGGCTGACCGCGTAACGCTAACATCCCGTGCTTTCCATAACGATCAGCTGGGACCTTGGTATGAAATGATTTGCGAACTGACAAATAAAGAAATGGCCCTGCCAATGAATACAGGTGCAGAAGCAGTTGAAACGGCAATCAAAGCTGCACGCCGCTGGGCTTATGATGTAAAAGGCGCTGCAGATAACCAGGCAGAGATCATTGCTTGTATAGGTAACTTCCATGGCCGTACAATGACAGCGGTTTCGCTTTCTTCTGAAGAAGAATATAAGCGGGGTTTCGGACCTATGCTTCCTGGCATTAAGCTGATTCCGTACGGCGACCTTGATGCCCTTAAAGAAGCAATCACTGAGAACACGGCAGCTTTCTTAATTGAGCCAATCCAGGGTGAAGCTGGAATAGTGATTCCTCCGGAAGGCTTCCTGAAAAAAGCATATGAAACTTGTAAGGAGAACAATGTATTATTCATTGCTGATGAAATTCAGGCAGGCCTTGCGCGCTCCGGAAAAATGTTTGCATGTGAATGGGAAGATGTAGATCCTGACATGTACATTTTAGGGAAAGCACTTGGAGGAGGAGTATTCCCGATTTCATGTGTGGTTGCGAATAAAGATGTTCTTGGGGTATTTAATCCTGGATCACATGGTTCAACATTTGGAGGAAATCCAATGGCTTGTGCCGTATCTGTTGCTTCCATGAACGTATTGGTTGAAGAAAAGCTTGCAGAACGTTCCCTCAAACTGGGCGAATATTTTATGAACAAATTAAAAGAAATTAATAATCCTGTCATTAAAGAAGTGCGCGGCCGCGGATTATTTATTGGTGTTGAGCTGAATGAGCCCGCACGCAAATATTGCGAAGAGCTTAAAGAACAAGGTTTGCTTTGCAAAGAAACGCATGACACGGTTATTCGTTTTGCTCCGCCTTTAGTCATTTCTGAAGAAGAGCTTGATTGGGCAATAGAAAGAATCAATAAAGTATTAAGCTAA
- a CDS encoding Glu/Leu/Phe/Val dehydrogenase, whose protein sequence is MEESLNLFTSTQVVIKEALNKLGYADEMYELLKEPLRMLTVRIPIRMDDGSIKIFTGYRSQHNDAVGPTKGGVRFHPEVNEDEVKALSMWMSLKCGIVDLPYGGGKGGIICDPRSMSMGELERLSRGYVRAISQIVGPTKDIPAPDVYTNSQIMAWMMDEYSRLREYDSPGFITGKPLVLGGSQGREKATAQGVVICIEEAAKKRGISIKGARVAVQGFGNAGSFLAKFMHDAGAKVVAISDAYGALYDPNGLDIDYLLDRRDSFGTVTTLFDNTLTNEELLELDCDILVPAAVSNQITAANAHNIKSSIVVEAANGPTTLEATKILSDRGILLVPDVLASSGGVTVSYFEWVQNNQGYYWTEEEVTEKLKKVLVQAFDNVYQTSQQRKVNMRLAAYMVGARKMSEASRFRGWV, encoded by the coding sequence ATGGAAGAGTCTTTAAATTTATTTACTTCAACCCAAGTTGTGATCAAGGAGGCTTTGAACAAGCTCGGCTATGCAGATGAGATGTATGAGCTGCTGAAAGAGCCGCTGAGAATGCTCACGGTAAGAATTCCGATAAGGATGGATGACGGGTCGATAAAAATTTTTACCGGCTACAGATCACAGCATAATGATGCGGTAGGACCGACAAAGGGCGGTGTCCGTTTTCATCCTGAAGTAAATGAGGATGAAGTAAAAGCTTTATCCATGTGGATGAGTTTAAAGTGCGGAATTGTGGATCTTCCTTATGGAGGGGGAAAAGGCGGCATCATTTGTGATCCCCGTTCCATGTCAATGGGTGAACTGGAACGCTTAAGCCGGGGTTATGTAAGGGCAATCAGCCAGATCGTTGGCCCTACAAAAGATATACCTGCTCCGGATGTTTATACGAATTCACAGATCATGGCCTGGATGATGGATGAATACAGCCGCCTCCGTGAGTATGATTCTCCTGGATTCATTACTGGCAAGCCGCTTGTTCTCGGCGGGTCGCAAGGAAGGGAAAAGGCAACTGCACAGGGTGTAGTGATCTGCATTGAGGAAGCTGCAAAAAAGCGAGGCATTTCCATTAAAGGAGCCCGTGTGGCTGTTCAGGGATTTGGAAATGCAGGAAGCTTCCTGGCAAAATTCATGCATGATGCAGGAGCTAAAGTAGTCGCCATTTCAGATGCCTATGGTGCTCTATATGATCCGAATGGACTGGATATTGATTACCTTCTTGATAGACGCGATAGCTTTGGAACGGTAACGACCCTTTTTGATAACACATTGACAAACGAAGAATTGCTTGAACTGGATTGCGATATCCTGGTTCCTGCGGCTGTGTCCAATCAGATTACCGCTGCAAACGCCCATAATATTAAGTCTTCCATCGTTGTAGAGGCAGCAAATGGCCCAACCACTCTTGAGGCTACAAAAATTCTTTCAGACCGGGGAATCCTGCTTGTTCCTGATGTGTTAGCCAGTTCAGGAGGTGTAACCGTATCCTATTTCGAATGGGTGCAGAACAACCAGGGTTACTATTGGACTGAAGAGGAAGTTACAGAAAAGCTGAAGAAAGTGCTTGTTCAGGCTTTCGATAACGTTTACCAGACTTCACAGCAGCGAAAAGTAAATATGCGCCTTGCAGCTTATATGGTCGGCGCCAGAAAAATGTCTGAAGCATCCCGCTTCAGAGGCTGGGTTTAA
- a CDS encoding DUF378 domain-containing protein translates to MSGIQRIALVLTIIGAINWGLIGFFQFDLVAAIFGGQDSALSRIIYGLVGIAGLINLGLLFKPNEEMEREPEARPTR, encoded by the coding sequence ATGAGTGGCATTCAGCGTATTGCACTGGTTCTAACAATTATTGGCGCTATTAACTGGGGTTTAATCGGATTCTTCCAATTTGATCTTGTGGCAGCTATCTTTGGCGGTCAGGATTCAGCCCTTTCAAGAATTATATACGGTCTTGTTGGCATTGCGGGCTTAATCAATCTGGGGCTTCTTTTCAAACCAAATGAAGAAATGGAAAGAGAACCTGAAGCAAGGCCAACCCGTTAA
- a CDS encoding iron-containing alcohol dehydrogenase — protein MQNFTFYNPTKLIFGKDQLSQLQTEIPQYGKKVLVVYGGGSIKRNGLYDKVKAQLHEIGAEVFELSGVEPNPRISTVRKGVEICKAEGIDFLLAVGGGSVIDCTKAIAAGAKYDGDAWDLVIKKAFAVKALPFGTVLTLAATGSEMNAGSVITNWETNEKYGWGSPVTFPKFSILDPVNTFTVPRNQTVYGIVDMMSHVLEHYFHLEENTDFQDRMCESLLITIMEAAPKLLEDLESYEHRATILYSGTMALNGILNMGYRGDWATHNIEHAVSAVYDIPHGGGLAILFPNWMKHNLNVKPERFKQLAIRVFNVDPEGKTDEETALEGIERLREFWNSIGAPTRLADYDIDDSKIELMADKATVNGEFGNFAKLNHDDVVSIYRASL, from the coding sequence ATGCAAAATTTTACCTTTTATAATCCGACTAAACTAATTTTTGGGAAAGATCAGCTGTCCCAATTGCAGACTGAAATCCCGCAGTATGGCAAGAAGGTTCTGGTTGTGTACGGCGGTGGAAGCATTAAGCGCAATGGTTTATATGATAAAGTGAAAGCGCAGCTCCATGAAATTGGTGCTGAAGTGTTTGAACTATCAGGTGTTGAGCCTAATCCAAGAATTTCCACTGTCCGCAAAGGCGTTGAAATTTGTAAAGCTGAAGGCATCGATTTCCTGCTGGCAGTTGGCGGCGGGAGTGTAATCGACTGCACAAAGGCTATCGCAGCTGGTGCTAAATATGATGGCGATGCCTGGGATCTGGTCATCAAGAAAGCATTTGCTGTAAAAGCTCTGCCATTTGGAACCGTTCTTACATTAGCGGCTACCGGTTCTGAAATGAATGCAGGATCTGTTATTACAAACTGGGAAACAAATGAAAAATATGGATGGGGCAGTCCTGTGACTTTCCCTAAATTTTCAATCCTAGACCCTGTTAATACATTCACTGTGCCAAGGAATCAGACGGTATATGGAATCGTGGACATGATGTCCCATGTACTGGAGCATTATTTCCATCTTGAAGAAAATACCGATTTTCAGGATCGTATGTGTGAATCGCTGCTGATTACCATTATGGAAGCAGCTCCTAAGCTCCTTGAAGACCTTGAAAGCTATGAGCATCGTGCGACCATTCTTTATTCCGGCACAATGGCATTAAACGGTATTCTGAATATGGGCTACCGGGGAGACTGGGCTACGCATAATATCGAGCATGCTGTATCGGCCGTTTATGATATTCCTCATGGCGGCGGTCTGGCCATTCTGTTCCCTAACTGGATGAAGCATAATCTGAACGTGAAGCCTGAGCGATTTAAGCAGCTTGCTATCCGTGTATTTAACGTGGATCCGGAAGGGAAAACAGATGAGGAGACTGCGCTTGAAGGCATTGAAAGGCTTCGTGAATTCTGGAACAGCATTGGTGCACCTACACGCCTGGCTGATTATGATATCGATGACAGCAAGATCGAATTGATGGCAGACAAAGCGACTGTCAACGGAGAATTCGGCAATTTTGCGAAATTAAATCATGATGACGTGGTTTCAATCTACCGCGCTTCTTTATAA
- a CDS encoding glucose-6-phosphate isomerase, whose translation MTHVRFDYAKALPFFGEHEITYLQDAVKVAHHSLHEQTGAGSDFLGWIDLPANYDKEEFSRIQKAAEKIKSDSDVLIVIGIGGSYLGARAAIEMLQHSFYNALPKEKRGTPQVLFAGNNISSAYMKDLMDLLDGKEWSINVISKSGTTTEPALAFRIFRKMLEEKYGVEEARKRIYATTDKARGALKTLATEEGYESFIIPDDVGGRYSVLTAVGLLPIAVSGANIEDMMSGAAQAREDFSKSELQENAAYQYAAVRNVLYNKGKTIEMLINYEPGLQYFAEWWKQLFGESEGKDQKGIFPSSANFSTDLHSLGQYVQEGRRDLFETVIKVEESRHELTIEEAENDLDGLNYLAGETVDFVNNKAFEGTMLAHTDGGVPNLIVSIPKMDAYTFGYLVYFFEKACAMSGYLLGVNPFDQPGVEAYKVNMFALLGKPGFEEKKAELEKRLK comes from the coding sequence ATGACACACGTTCGTTTTGATTACGCAAAAGCACTTCCTTTTTTTGGCGAACATGAAATTACATATCTGCAGGATGCCGTGAAGGTAGCACATCACTCCCTTCATGAACAAACTGGAGCTGGCAGTGACTTTTTAGGCTGGATCGATCTGCCTGCAAATTACGACAAAGAAGAGTTCTCCCGCATTCAAAAAGCGGCTGAGAAAATTAAAAGCGATTCCGATGTTCTTATCGTCATTGGAATTGGAGGTTCCTATCTTGGAGCGCGTGCGGCTATTGAAATGCTTCAGCACAGCTTCTATAATGCACTTCCAAAAGAAAAGCGCGGCACTCCGCAGGTATTATTTGCGGGCAACAATATTAGTTCCGCTTATATGAAGGATTTAATGGACCTTCTTGACGGCAAAGAGTGGTCCATCAATGTTATCTCCAAATCAGGCACAACAACTGAGCCTGCATTGGCTTTCCGTATTTTCCGCAAAATGCTGGAAGAAAAATATGGTGTGGAAGAAGCACGTAAACGAATCTATGCTACAACCGACAAAGCAAGAGGTGCTTTGAAGACTCTTGCGACAGAAGAAGGCTATGAGTCATTTATTATTCCGGATGATGTCGGTGGACGTTATTCTGTCCTTACAGCAGTAGGTCTTTTGCCAATTGCCGTCAGCGGTGCAAACATTGAAGATATGATGAGCGGTGCTGCACAGGCACGCGAAGACTTCAGCAAATCTGAGCTTCAGGAGAACGCAGCATACCAGTACGCTGCTGTCCGCAATGTTCTCTATAACAAAGGCAAAACGATTGAAATGCTGATTAACTATGAACCAGGACTTCAATATTTTGCAGAGTGGTGGAAGCAGCTGTTCGGTGAAAGTGAAGGAAAAGACCAGAAAGGAATTTTCCCTTCATCAGCAAACTTCTCCACTGATCTTCATTCATTAGGCCAGTATGTGCAGGAAGGCCGCCGGGACCTTTTTGAAACGGTTATCAAGGTGGAAGAATCACGTCATGAGCTTACCATTGAAGAAGCAGAGAATGATCTTGATGGCCTAAACTATCTTGCGGGTGAGACTGTCGACTTTGTTAATAACAAAGCTTTTGAAGGGACAATGCTTGCACACACAGACGGAGGAGTGCCAAACCTGATCGTTTCCATTCCAAAAATGGATGCCTATACATTTGGCTATCTGGTTTACTTCTTTGAAAAAGCATGTGCAATGAGCGGCTACCTGTTGGGAGTGAATCCGTTCGACCAGCCTGGTGTTGAAGCATACAAAGTGAACATGTTCGCCCTATTAGGAAAACCGGGATTTGAAGAGAAAAAAGCTGAACTTGAAAAGAGATTGAAGTAA
- a CDS encoding nuclease-related domain-containing protein, producing MIFKNRLIPIRIRQNEALIRRISAAHPQRSTIEGDLAKRKAGYRGEQSLDYYLSQLPAKEFTILHDLRLYNGSTYFQIDTLILSPYFALIIEVKNILGTLLFDETFNQLIRTRNEKEEGFPNPLIQVKRQKTQFKTWLIQNLAADIPIEYLIGISSPSTILKTSANSSNVPFRVIHIENLIYKIKFFKQSYPIEVITSRQIKKISRALVINHVPGFLNVLDHYNISSQEIIAGVQCPSCLIFPMRRIHGDWLCPKCGCKDKKAHLPAIQDYLLLISPTISNKQARAFLHLASEDTASRLLSAMPSSGTKKGRIYFLQ from the coding sequence TTGATATTTAAAAATCGTTTAATACCTATCAGAATCCGACAAAATGAGGCCCTAATTAGGCGAATCTCAGCAGCTCATCCACAGAGATCAACTATAGAAGGTGATTTAGCTAAAAGAAAAGCTGGTTATCGAGGGGAACAGTCGCTGGATTATTATTTAAGTCAACTCCCTGCTAAAGAATTTACTATCCTGCATGATTTAAGGCTTTATAATGGAAGCACTTATTTCCAAATTGATACCCTCATTCTTTCTCCATACTTCGCTTTAATTATTGAAGTGAAAAATATCCTTGGAACCCTTCTTTTCGATGAGACCTTTAATCAGTTGATAAGAACCCGAAATGAAAAAGAAGAAGGCTTTCCTAATCCTCTTATTCAAGTCAAACGCCAGAAAACACAATTTAAGACCTGGTTAATCCAAAACTTAGCAGCCGATATACCAATAGAATATCTAATTGGCATAAGTAGCCCCTCTACTATCCTGAAAACTTCTGCAAATAGCTCAAATGTCCCATTTCGCGTTATTCACATTGAAAACCTTATTTACAAAATTAAGTTCTTTAAACAAAGTTATCCAATAGAAGTTATTACATCTCGACAGATTAAAAAGATTTCGAGGGCACTGGTTATAAACCATGTTCCTGGATTTTTAAATGTCTTGGACCATTATAATATCTCTTCTCAAGAAATTATTGCAGGTGTTCAATGTCCAAGCTGTCTTATTTTTCCCATGCGACGTATCCATGGAGATTGGCTGTGCCCCAAGTGCGGGTGTAAAGATAAGAAAGCTCATCTGCCTGCTATCCAAGATTATCTTCTTCTGATTAGTCCTACTATATCAAATAAGCAAGCCAGGGCCTTCCTTCATTTAGCTTCAGAGGATACTGCATCTCGACTTCTGTCTGCAATGCCCAGTTCAGGCACTAAAAAAGGCAGAATATATTTTCTCCAATAA
- a CDS encoding YugN-like family protein, with translation MIEIPSKVEGKHFDLYKLEQDLKPIGYSVGGNWDYDHGSFDYKIDDEVGYQYLRVPFKAIDGQLDDPSCTVEIGRPFLLSHKYQRGLDDHAYTGNFSASFDQFSEPVDKDASFPEEFIDLGKALVEELESILLRD, from the coding sequence GTGATTGAGATACCTTCAAAAGTGGAAGGGAAGCATTTTGATTTATATAAGCTGGAGCAGGATCTAAAGCCGATTGGATATTCGGTTGGCGGGAACTGGGATTATGATCACGGGTCTTTTGATTATAAAATTGATGATGAGGTGGGGTACCAGTATTTAAGGGTCCCATTCAAGGCAATTGATGGGCAGCTTGATGATCCAAGCTGTACGGTGGAAATAGGCAGGCCGTTTCTGCTTTCCCATAAGTACCAGCGCGGCCTGGATGACCACGCCTATACAGGGAATTTCAGCGCCTCCTTCGACCAATTCTCGGAGCCTGTGGATAAGGACGCCAGTTTTCCGGAAGAATTTATTGATCTCGGCAAAGCGCTTGTTGAAGAGCTGGAGTCCATATTATTAAGAGATTAA
- a CDS encoding potassium channel family protein, with amino-acid sequence MPQHIYYSFIRLPLVIRILLIALMVIFLFGGLIHIIEPSSFPTFFDGIWWAVVTASTVGFGDFYPKSTAGRIVGIALIFTGAGFLSTYFISLATAAVTRQNDFLEGKIEYRGQNHIVVIGWNERSREIVNTLGGDGMNHSIALIDETLKSNPVPHNNVHFIQGRANRDDVLMKANIFDAQKVIITADQNKDELHADMNSILTLLAIKGLNRDVQCIVEILTSEQAANAKRAGADEIVQTNVLTSFVMINSVSSQELVTSFLDLLGQLDKRKLTFQPASEDVENKTFAELSAELMKEGILLLGVKRGEETLVNPPQPFKILQQDQLIVILG; translated from the coding sequence ATGCCTCAGCACATCTATTACAGTTTCATACGTCTGCCCTTAGTAATCAGAATTCTGCTGATTGCCCTGATGGTGATCTTTCTTTTTGGCGGATTAATACATATTATTGAGCCCTCCTCCTTTCCGACATTTTTCGATGGAATCTGGTGGGCGGTTGTAACCGCTTCAACTGTCGGTTTTGGAGATTTTTATCCAAAAAGTACTGCGGGGCGAATAGTGGGCATTGCGCTTATTTTTACAGGAGCGGGCTTTCTGTCTACCTATTTTATTTCACTTGCAACAGCAGCAGTTACCAGGCAGAATGACTTCCTGGAAGGGAAAATCGAATATCGCGGCCAAAACCATATTGTTGTTATCGGATGGAACGAACGCTCAAGAGAAATTGTTAATACCCTTGGGGGTGATGGGATGAACCATTCCATTGCTTTAATAGATGAAACTCTAAAGTCAAACCCTGTTCCCCACAATAATGTACATTTTATTCAGGGACGCGCTAACAGAGATGATGTCCTCATGAAGGCAAATATATTTGATGCCCAAAAAGTAATCATAACAGCTGATCAGAACAAAGATGAACTGCATGCAGACATGAATTCAATTTTAACTCTATTGGCAATCAAAGGATTGAACCGGGATGTTCAATGCATCGTTGAAATATTAACTTCAGAACAGGCAGCCAACGCCAAAAGGGCGGGAGCTGATGAAATTGTTCAGACGAATGTTCTTACGAGCTTTGTTATGATCAACAGCGTTTCTTCCCAGGAGCTTGTTACTTCATTTCTTGATTTGCTGGGACAGCTTGATAAACGCAAATTAACTTTTCAGCCTGCATCAGAAGATGTAGAAAATAAGACTTTTGCTGAGCTTAGTGCCGAGCTGATGAAAGAAGGCATTTTGCTTTTAGGTGTTAAAAGAGGGGAAGAAACTCTAGTTAATCCTCCCCAGCCTTTTAAAATTCTTCAGCAGGATCAGCTGATTGTTATACTCGGTTAA